The Flavobacterium johnsoniae genomic sequence AACATCGAACTTTTGCGCTCAACATTTGGATTAGATTTAAAAGATTAGTTTTTATTTATTTTGGAGACCGAAATTGTAGACTTTTTCGAGCCATTTTTTTCTTTGAGATTCCTCAGATCCTTTAATGATTCCGATATAACTAACTTTAACTGGTTTTATACCACAGAATTCTAAAGTAGATTTCTTTAATTGATTAACACTTGGTCTTCCAAAAAATAATCTATAATACCAACTCGGCTGATCTAAAGTGGTAATAATATGTGCGGTTTTGCCTTTTAGGAGTTTATCCCACCAAACCGAATTTTCACGGTATTGAAACGCCATTCCAGGTAAAAACAAACGATCAATAAATCCTTTGGTAATTGCAGGAAGTCCGCCCCACCAAACAGGATGAATCCAAACTAAATGTTCTGCATTTTGTATTTTCTGCCAAGCCTCTAGAAGATCAGGTTCTAGTTCTGTTCGTTTTTGATAACCGAATTGAAGATTTGGGTTGAATTTTAAATCGTTAATTACTATAGTTTCCACTTGAGCATTAGAAGCTAAAGCGCCATTTTTATAAGATTCTGCAATTCCGAAATTGAAACTTTCAGCGTTTGGATGCCCGTTTATAATCAGTATTTTTTTCATATCAATGTTTTTTTCAAAAATACTTTTAGTACATTTTATTTTACTAGACAAATGTCCTGAAAAACTTTTCTTAACTGTATAATTGTTCACGCAGATTTCGCAGATAAAAATGATCATATGAATATTTCGATTAAGCAGATTTTACATAAAACTAAAGCAAATAATCTGTACAAATCAGCTTAAATCTTTTAAAATCTGCGTGAAATAAAACTAATCTAAACTATGGCTTTTCGAATTCTGCTTAAATGTCTTGGCGTAATTCCTAAGTAAGAAGCTAAATATTGCAATGGAATTAACTGTATGTATTTTTGATGATTTTGATACAATTCTTCGTAACGTTCTGCACCAGATAATTTCTGAAAAGAAACCATTCTTTTATGCAGGTTTACAAATTCTAATTCGGTTAGTTTTCTACCCGTCTCTTGCCAGTTAAAACCCGATTTGTATAGTTTTTCTAAAGCTTTCCTATCGAGAATCTGTAATTCTGTATCGGTTAAAGCTTGAATATTTTCTTCTGCTTTTTCTTCTGTAATAAAACTGGCAAAAGATGCCATAAATTCATTTTCGAAAGCAAAACAATTGGTGATTTCGTCACCTTTATGATTAACAAAAAAGGAACGAAGAATTCCTTTTTTTATAAAAACAATTTCATTGCAAACTTGATTTTCAGTCAATAACAATTCTCCTTTTTTTAAGGTTCGAAACGTAATTAAATCATCTAAAAGATTTAATTCGTCAGCAGAAAAATCTTGAATGGACTGAAAAATTGATTTCATTATTATTTTTTGCCACGAATTACACAAATTAACACGAATTATTCTTTTTGCTAAACTTAAAAAATAATTCGTGTAATTTGTGGTTAATTTTTTAAATTTTACCGTAATACATTGCTTTTACGATACCATCAGAAAGTCCGATTTTTGGAACATAAATCTGGCGCGCTCCACTCCATTTCATTGCATTTAGATAAATACGCGTAGCGTGAATAATTACGTCGGCACGGTCAGAGTTTAAACCTAATTCGGCAATTCTCTGCTCGTAAGTCAATGAATTTAAAAATGCATATTGTGAATTAATATAAATGTATGAAAGCGGTTTTTCTTGCTGTTTTCCAGACATTTTAAACAATTTATTGATGTTTCCACCAGATCCGATTAAAGTAACTTCCTCATAATCTGCAGTGTTGGTTTTAATCCATTTTTCGATTTCGTCCCAAACCACATCGTGAACCATATTGTTTAATAAACGAACAGTTCCGGCTTTGAAAGATCTCGAAGTAATCATTTTTCCAGAAGAGAAAAGCGTAAACTCGGTACTTCCACCTCCAACATCCACAAAAAGATAGGTTTCATCAGACTTAATTAAATGATGCAAATCTGTAGAAGCGATAATTGCCGCTTCTTTTTTACCATCGA encodes the following:
- a CDS encoding NAD(P)H-dependent oxidoreductase, coding for MKKILIINGHPNAESFNFGIAESYKNGALASNAQVETIVINDLKFNPNLQFGYQKRTELEPDLLEAWQKIQNAEHLVWIHPVWWGGLPAITKGFIDRLFLPGMAFQYRENSVWWDKLLKGKTAHIITTLDQPSWYYRLFFGRPSVNQLKKSTLEFCGIKPVKVSYIGIIKGSEESQRKKWLEKVYNFGLQNK
- a CDS encoding Crp/Fnr family transcriptional regulator, with the translated sequence MKSIFQSIQDFSADELNLLDDLITFRTLKKGELLLTENQVCNEIVFIKKGILRSFFVNHKGDEITNCFAFENEFMASFASFITEEKAEENIQALTDTELQILDRKALEKLYKSGFNWQETGRKLTELEFVNLHKRMVSFQKLSGAERYEELYQNHQKYIQLIPLQYLASYLGITPRHLSRIRKAIV
- a CDS encoding Ppx/GppA phosphatase family protein, yielding MINIRKFAAIDIGSNAMRLLISNVVEQEGKEPQFNKSSLVRVPIRLGQDAFTVGEISPENIDRMVDAMKAFNLLMKVHKVERYMAFATSAMREAYNAKEVVALIKKKADIKIEIIDGKKEAAIIASTDLHHLIKSDETYLFVDVGGGSTEFTLFSSGKMITSRSFKAGTVRLLNNMVHDVVWDEIEKWIKTNTADYEEVTLIGSGGNINKLFKMSGKQQEKPLSYIYINSQYAFLNSLTYEQRIAELGLNSDRADVIIHATRIYLNAMKWSGARQIYVPKIGLSDGIVKAMYYGKI